A window of Microtus pennsylvanicus isolate mMicPen1 chromosome 16, mMicPen1.hap1, whole genome shotgun sequence genomic DNA:
gagttcgaggccagcctggtctacaagagctagttccaggacaggctccaaagctacagagaagccctgtctcaaaaaacaaacagcaataacaaccaCAAAAATAACTACACAAACCGtgttgacaccctcacacaaagcACTTCCTGAGACCCTGGCTCCTAATATGCCACCTTGGCTTTAGTGGGGACAGAAGCATTCAGACCATACTGAACTTGGAAAACTGTTTCTGGGGTGAGATATGATTACTGAGAGAAAGTGCATCCCTAATTCCCCAAACCAAACCCAGATAAACTTGAAGAATACCCTCTGTTCCCATGTTAGATACTGTCTGCGTGATCTGGCCCTCGGAGGTGCCCGAGACAGCCGGGGGCAAAGCCTGGGATTAGATTCCGGTAATCCCTACAAGAATCCAGCAATGGGGGCTTCAAGCAAATTTCCTCATTGGAAAGTCTAGTGCCTTCACCCCATAGGCTGGTGGCCACAATGCCAGATTCCTCGACAGTACAGACATAGGTCTGGGCATGAACAGACTGGCTATGAAGACCACGATGCTCTGTGGGTACAGTCAGTTTTCCCACCAAACAGAACTCTGGACTGCAAGACAAAAAACCGCCGCTGTTGACTAACTCTTGTCCTCACTTAGGTGGGCCAGTGAGGCATAGCGTATGCCAACCGGAAGACATGTGGGGGTGACCAAGCCTGGTAGCTCGGGGTTAGGTGCTCAGTCATACCTTGTAGTCACTCTGAGCTACACATCCTTCCCATGTGGACAGTAAGTACGGTGACTCTAGACCACTATACTCACAGTCCAAATCACTGTAAGAAGCATTTGCCAAATGATGCAATGCCCAGCACTTATGTTTTATGTTTGATATTTATACTTGTGGATACTTCcaccccaaaaaaacaaacaaaccaaaaaccttaTTGCTTTAAGCAGAAATTGACTATAATTAAAAGTATAATGAAAAACTAAGAATGAAGTTTCATGGCAAATTTTCTAAATTTACAAATTGGAACCCTTGCCGGAGGGCCAGGCGTGGGGAAGGACACTGCACACTTGGAAGGAAGTGTTCACAAACTTGTGTGCTGCAGAAGGGCTTCCGTGGAAGTGTCCCAGGTCTCTCACCTGAGCACGTGGATGTGCAGAATCAGATACTGATACCCAGGGACATTCCTCCAGCCTGCTCTCCGGCAGAGCAGCTAAGACTGGAGTGTGACATAAACCTGAGGTATGAGGTGCTGCCTACCCACAATGCTCCTTTCTTTTCCAAATATGCACCCACAGCGCGTTTGTTTCAAATTcaacatctccctccctcccttcgcTCATTCCtgaaccagacacagaaaggagcCGTGATTTCCCAATGGGTGTCCCAATTCCAAGAGGACACACGGGGACAGATCTGGACTTGCCAGCCCCATGGAGAGCACACAAAGCTTGGCTCTGCCGAGAATGAAAGCCCCAAGAAGCCACAAGTGTTTCAGGGACGGCTTGTGGGTCTAACCCTGTGCCTGGATCCCTCTAGGACTGCATCAAAGCCTACCCCTAAGGCCTCAGCTCTGTTTGTGGTATGGAGCCCTACATGACACACCATTGAGCCTTATTCTGACTTCTGAACCTTCAGAGGCCAAGACTGCCATATCCAGCCCCCTTCTTTCTGCACCTTCTTTCTCACCTCTTCTGGGACAGAAATTAAACATCCTGGCAGGATAGCTTAGACACATTTACAAAGGCAGCTGAGATCAACACACAACTCCTATAAACCACTTTATTAAACTACCTGTTCCGTAAAACACATAGAAATGAACCTCCTAAATACATTCAGTTCATCCTCAGCAAACAAGTGTAGAAACGTATTCACATTTTCCCGCTGCGTGGATTGTTCTTCGAAACACGCTGTACAgaaacacagatgtgcacagagcTGGGGACACCACACTGTCTCAAGGCACCCAGCCATTGCCCACTGACAGCACCATTCTGGCAGGCTTCTCTGGAGCAGCCCTTGAGCCCCAGCCTCTGCTCAGGATACTAGAAGCTGCTCCAGGGACAGACACCAGTCCAGGACCACTGAGATGGTAGGTCACTGGAGACCAGCACGGAGGCTGTGTCTCATTCCTGTGGACCGGGAGGCAGACACTTAAGAATAGGAGATGGCTTGCAACACGGTGTTGGGGTGCAGCAAGGCTCAGGCCCTCCTCGTACACTGTCCACAGATCCAGAAGCATATGACTTCATTCTTCCAATTCCCACCCACCCACAGGTCTTGCGTTTGAGACAATTTTATCTACCTGGccctagtgcagtggttctcaaccttcccaacgctgtgaccctttaatacagttcctcctgttgtggtgaccccaaccgtaaaattatcttcagtgctacttcataactgtaattttgttactgttattaattgtaatacaactatctgatatatgaccctgTGGGGTAGCAACCCACAGGCTGACAATCTCTTTTTCAGGCTTATCCTGGCAGTCCAGACATACCTCCTTGgggctgttttccttccttccttccttccttccttccttccttccttccttccttccttccttattcttttctcctttcttctcttttctttatttcttcctctctctctctccctcttctttctttttcttctttcttttctcttttctttcttctttctttctttctttctttctttctttctttctttctttctttcttcaacaaGTGATGGTGACTGGAACCTTGCTTCTGCCACTGTTCACTACCTCAGCTCAGGTGCAGCAACTCGGTTTCCAGCCAAAAGAGGAACGGCAACAACTCACCAAAGGGAGACCATAGCTCCATCCGCAGTCACTGCACAGCCAGTCCCCACCAGTGTCTGATCCAGAGAGGTTTCTCTAAGACAAGAGGGTGGGGCTTTAGAAAATCAAGAGTTTCAAGTATACTTTCTATTTCCCAGGCTTAATGAAGATGtactgtaaaaataaaacttaaagtgtgtgtggaggggcactgaggctgaggagatgaattaacagttaagagcactggctgctcttccagagaacctggcttcaattcccagcacccacatggcggttcgcacctgtctgtgactccagttctaggggatgacatcctcatacagacacatatgcaggcaaaacaccaatgcacataaaatacacataaagtaaaaatttagattaaagacaaaaacataatGAAAGGAACTTGGGCAATAGCCAAGCTCATTCTTACAGGATGCCTGATCTCTGGTATACATTTTCCTGATGTTAAAATTTCTGAAATCAGGTTTTCTTGGGGACAGAAGtctgtttcaaataaacaaaccaaccttggtttgggtttttttagaACTTAAAAAGCACTGTGCCATGGAAGAGAAGCTGCCACCGGGAAGCTATCCCGGGAGCTGGGTATGGTGCTTTGAACCCActgacccagcactcaggaggctgaggcaggaggattccctaGACTACACAGAGGCTAAcctagactacacagtgaaatcccatcggaaaaagcaaaataaaataataggggTAGGAGGGAAGAAACTGAGGTTTCAGGAGAGAAGGAAGCCTGGCCCACAGAAAAGGTCATTTCTTTCTCCACCCAGAGTGACAGAAGAGAGTGACCATCACTCAATTGCACAAATGGGAAGGTAAACCGGAAAGACATACTCAGCTGAGCAGATCCTTCTGTCTTCCCACTAAAGCATGACACAGATTGTGGAAAACCCTGCACCTTATATGGCTGACCCCATCTTCAGGGCAGACTACAGTCATGGGCTCCCCCATGAGTCTTGCACCCTGGGGGTCTCCTGAACTCATGGTAGCCTCAGAATTCTACCCACACTAGTCTGACATCCTACTCACATAAAATCCTCACCCAGAATCATTTGAGGAGAACCCAAGCAAGCCATAAAGTCCCTGAGAAGACAGACCCAATCTTACAAACACCCAAGAGCTTCTGAGAGGCCACTGTGGGCTAGggatgggtgtgtctgtgtgcagatgGAGCCCAGAGGCTGGGGTATGGGGGTAAGAAGGTACAAACATCTTCATAGTAAGGATAAtaccccctccccagggaggcaTTTCACTCTGAAAAAGGAACCAActaaaacatcattttatttttataatattaaaaaataagtctttgaTATATAAAAACtggccagaatttttttttacttgttacATAAGAATTGTCCTCTTACATGTCCAGACTATCACCGGATATTTGTCTCGggtaggagttagggttagggtcctGAGTATGAATGAAAGGAGGTGCTGGGGTCTGGGAAAGCACTCTGCAGAATAGAATACTCTCAGCCTCCATTTCGTAGAAGTCTGTACAGCAGGCTACAGATCTCCATGTACCTTTCCTGACGTGACCTGTGAGTCGCTTGGTGTGTAACAAGACATTAAAGACTGGCCTCTCGTGACCTCACCCCAGCAGCCGGTCCTGGCAGGTAAAATCCCAGAAGGCAGAGATGTAGACAGGCCCCATCACTTCTGCAGGGGACGGAGGATACTCCCTAGGGTGGCCCGCCCTGAGTCCTTCAGTCTGAGAGAGGATCTTTCCCCTGTCCCTCTGCCCTTCAATGGGGTTTCTGCGTTGGCACTTGAACCCCCAGAAGATTCAGGACACTTCTTAGAGGTCCTGGCGCTGCTGGCCCTCTTCaaagtgccactgtccttggagGCAGAATCCTCGGGGCCACCTTTGACCCTAAGCTGCCGCTGGGAAACTGTCCTGGTGATGCCGGTGGCTCTGGACGCAGGTGGAGCATCCGGTCGCATACACCGGGATGAGGAGGCTACGGTATTTCGAGCGAAGCTTGGGACAGGAGGAAGGGTTCTAGAGACACCTGAAGCCTGAGGCGCTTTGGGCTCTTCCTTGGGGCTTTCAGAGTCTTGTGAGTTGGGGCTGTTGACCTTGTTTTCTTCGGGTTTCTGTCTGGGGATATTTCTGAGGGGCTTGGCGCTGGGCTTCCTGAACGAGGCCCTGGGCTGTCCCAAGGCCTCCTTCCCTGGCCGCCCACTCATACTGCCACTTGAGCGGGGCAACCTGGGCTCCTCTGCCCCAGGCCCACTCACGTGGGGCCTCCTGGGTGAAGTGTCAGAGGTCCCCCGTACTGAGCTCCTTCGTGATAGCagtgtgtctgtgctgctgggtgtCTCCCGAGGAGAAGCCTTGGATGTCGGCTCCGGACGCTTCCAGGGCCCTGCTCCCCTGCTGGACTTGGAGATGGGCACCACTTTGCGCATGTGCTCATTCTCAGAGGAGTTCAAGGTTCTCACGGGCTTGGGTGCCGCCCCTTGGCTGCGCCGGGCGCTGATTGGCTTTGAGGCCCCCGGGGATGgctctttgagggaatttctcttTAGTGCCGTGATATCCTTTCCTTTGTTGGGTCTGTCCTTCGGAAGGCCACCCTGGCAGCTGGGCTCACTCTTACTGGAGTAGGGAGCAGGTACCTCCCCAGGGGGACTGGAAGCAGGGTTGGAGGTCTGGCTGctgcctgcctctccagccccagaggacactgaggcagccccttctctctcttccccctgctcctctgctggTCTGGAGTCGGCTCCCTCTGagcagtccagagtcagtgagcagTCTGTGGTATCCGAGACATAGAGCGGAGGCCCAGGATCCTTACCATCGGTGTCAGTGACAACCACAGACACAAGAGCCTCACTGCTGGGTTCATTAGAGACAGCTCCATCATCCTCCCCAGCTGGGCTGAGACCCTCCTGGGGACCTGTGTCCCTGGGTGTGAGGCTGTCACCACCAGCTTCAAGGGACTGTGGGCTCTGATGCTCTGGAGACAGCAGCTCTGTGGGACAAAAGTCCTTTAGAGTCGGTCGGGATGCTTCTTCCAGGCCCTTGGGACTCTGGAGGTCAAACTGTGCCAACCCCGTGACCAATTCATGCTCCCTAATGCCCAGATCCAATGGTAAGAGAGGAGGGGTTTTTGTGGGACCCAAGCCCACAGGTTCACTGTTCCTTTTCCTGAGGATACTTGTCCTACCCCGTCCAGTCAGTGGGAAAGGGGCTGCTGGCTCCTCCAGCCGGGGTGTGGGAAGCTGACTTTGCCAAGCCAAGCGTGGGGTTTTCTCCTGCTTCTTTGAGGCCTGAGGTTCATGTGCAATGTTAGGGTCATGGTTCTGCTGTTCGCTGGGCTCCATCCAGGCGATGGTGGGTCGGACCTGTCTGGGACTGCTCCGGGGTAAGCTGTTGAATTTGTTGGGGTCCTCAGGACTGCCATTGGTACTCTCCAAGAAGGTCAGGAGCTCGCGGTCAGCAGAGATGCCCAGGGAGAGGCGAGAGCGGCGGGTGTTGGGGTGCCGGTAGGAGGGGCTGGTGGGCCTGGGCTTCAGAAAGGACGGCAGCTCTTCTGTGCCCTTCTTAGCTAGTGTCTCCACATCGTTCTCACTGCTGCTCCTGCcaaagcccccgagctccccagTCGTCCAGGAATGTCGCTTCCGCTCCAGCTCCTTCAGCCTCTGTAACTGTTTCCGCTCGTGTTCCTCCCGGTCACGGTTGTCCTAGGGGAGTGAAGAGAAGCCAGCATGAGACACAGAGAGCGGGGTGTGCGACACGAGGCCGAATCACCGACAACCCTGGGTCCCGCCCCACACAGACGCTGCCTtttgcacgtgtgtgtatacatggcaGGAAAACTTCCCAAAGCAATTTAAGGATGTGACAAAAGGGCATGGAAGACTTGGCTCCAACAACCTGCCTACAGTTCTTATTTGATCCCTCGGCCCAATGTCCAGCTTCTAGTACGGGCTATgattgtatatatgcacacagtcTCAATTCCAGCAAGGTCACGTAGGCAATTGTAGAGAGATGCTAACAGGGTGCACACAAAATTGCACAACCCAGTTGTGTGGCTCTATCCATACTCCTCTCTGAGTCAAGGCACACAGACCCACCAGCAGGACATTCTGTTTACCATTGATTTgggtatataagcatatgccAAAGACATTGAGAGACGCCTTTCACCATGTTCTCGGGGTGCTCCCTGGACCAAAATAAATGTACGAATATCAAAAATGCCCTGGTGGGTCTGCCAGCCACAGCCTGAAGCAGAAGGGATGGTTCTGTCCCTCGTGCCCAGGCCCATTCCCACAATCAGACAAGATAAACAGGTGTGCTTCACAAATCCTTCACCATTCCTCCTGTTGGAAAGCAACGGCTCTTCCACAATGACACAGAACCCAGACAGAGACACCAAAGTGTCCGTCACCTCTGTGTGGCCTCGTAGGCTACTGCCCTGACTATATCCAGGGGATTTGTTCCTGGTTCACCCTTGGATACAAATGTGAGGATGTTCAAGTTCCTTATGCAAAATGGAACAGAATTTGCACATAGCCTATGCATCTCCTCATATACGCCTTAAATCAACTCTAAATTACTTATAGCTAACCCGGTATAAGAGTTACATATGTATTGTTTATggcatggcaaaaaaaaaaaaaagtccctagcATTTAGCACAGATAGAATTTTAAAAGACTACTTTCAATTTGTGGTTGGCTGAATCTGCAGGCGTGGCTATGCAGAGACAGCTGTATTTGTGTTACAATTCACGAGTTTCTTTTGGGTCCTGAGGCCCACGCAATCATGCAGTTACGCGGACACCTCAACTCTGTTATTGTGAGCAGATTTTATTTGACAATACGTTTACTCTTCCAGTGGGTTTTCCTTTCCAAGTTCCTGTGGGGAGCTGCCTGGGGAGTCTTGGCTCCTTCTGCAGCTCTGCCCACAGCTCTCTAGGGTCCCCAAGCTTCCCGGCCTTCCCATTTTAAGCCTTCACATAGTGGGGGTGGCCCAGGCCCTAACTCTCCTGATAACTGGGCTGAGAGCATCCCACAGTGTCCTCTCACAGGCTGGCAGCATCCAGATGGAGTGAGAGCCTCAGAGGCGGTCAGTTTGGCTTCAGCCAAGCCCCATGGCCTCCCACAGCTGAGCTCACTGCTTGGAAAGCAGTGTGTTAACGTGGCTGCAGGCGCAGCTCCCTGGTCTCAGCTAGATGGAGAAGGGAGTGGATAAGGAACCCGAAGGAATTTTGGACTTGGAAGAAATGTGAACAGTTCCTCCAATAAATCCATGTATGGATAAGTCTGTATTCAAACAGCAATTGTGAGAGCCTCAAGTTGAACCCTTTGCCATAATCAAATGAAAGGCaggtaataaataaaatctggtCGGCAGATGAACTGGGGCAGCCTCATTGGCTCCTCCGTGTCACCTGAgatactggatcttgaggtacttttatttttttttttttatcaacaggTAAATGTTTCACTTATCACTCAACCTGGGAAGTTTTCTGGTTTTTGGATTCAACTAAGAGACCAGAGTCTGAATGGTTAAGGCAGCAGGCCCCCTCAATCTGGGAGACCTTCAAGGTTTTGCTCACTAAGGGCAGCACGGTCCTCATAGTGCCGATGCCAAAACAGTATGTGGTTTTGGAAATAGGCAAGAGGAAGGCCTCTCTGCTAGGTGACGCAAGCCTCCCTAGAGGTTGACACTTCCTCCTAGGGAGGGGCTGAGAAAAACAGTCAGGTGTACAGGAAACTTCTGAGACTCACCAACATGAGCTAGCAACATGCTTCTTGGGTATTCTGTATGCTGTACGATTAGCAAAGGCCACCGTGACAGACTCTTGATGCTACAGCAGAGCCACCTCCCCCTCATCCCTGCCAAGAACCTGCCATGACACCAAGCCAGATGGTCCTGAAATCAAAGAACTGATGACCATCGTTCTGCCATGGGCAGAGGACTGGGTCGGTAAGCAGAAAAATGAATATCTCAAGGACTGGAAGCAGGGTAGTGCCCACAGCCATACCTTAACTGCGGAAGCAGGGCAGTGCCCACAGCCATACCTTAACGGCTTTGTTGAACCTGGTACAGAAATCTCTGAAGATCTGGAAGCATTCATCCAGTTTCATTGTCTCTTTGTCTTCACAGAAAAAATCGATGAGAGTGTGAGCCTCGCCCTGCAGCTCCCGGTTCCAGAGTTCCAGCTCCGACAACTTTTCCACAGCAAActggagaaaaaacaaacagggacCCATGTGGTAAACAGGGTCACCTGGGGTGGGCACGCTGTCGGGGTTCAATTTCAAGTCTCTGCAAAGGGAAGGCTGCGAAGGCCACTCAGAGCCAAAAGGAAAATGAGTCTGCCCAAAGCAAACCTCAAGAGAACAAGGTGACCTCCTGCCTGAGGCCTGGAAGCCACAAAAGGAACTGAAGAAGCCAGGAGTGCTcatacacacctataaccccagcatctgGGAGACTGGGACTGGgggattaggagttcaaagcccactgggttacatagcaagacccttgTCTTCAAGTAAATATGAGAGCCTTAACCCATAGAACATCATTGACCAAAGCTCTCCTTTAAGAGCACTACAAGGAAAACAGCCTGCCGTCATTAAGAAATTCTGCTGTAtttgtttttcctcctcttctttgggCCAAGGTCTCAGAAGTTAGCTTGTCCTGACAAGCTGCCTGTATTATCTGGCTGAGAGAAGATCTATACCTAATTGCAAACAAACTCTACTGGGTTACTGTCCCCACTGACCAGGATGGAACCCTGGGATGCTACCAGAGACAGCTGTGCCCCACGCGCAGTAGGTTTGGGGTGTTTCAGAACTCCCCAGTTCTGATCGTCAGGTCCATTCCAATCCCTACGTTTCTGTTCGACTTTTCCTGACTCCTCTGGGATGTGTCAGTTTCCAAGGCCACCACAGATTGCAGTGATACTTAGACAAGTCGTGTTGAAGCCGGCCAGCAAGTCAGTGCTGGCAACGATAGAAGGTCTCACGTCCATCTAGAAAAGGGTTTGTGATGTCCAAGGGTCACAGGCACGTCTGCGCTATAATGAGGTAACAGAGTGGCGAGAGAAAGGGGACTGGATATTTGAGTTTCTGTGTGGAAGTCTGTTGTTGCCTTGTTTACTAGCCttggaaggaaggtaggaagcaTGTTACCAAAGGACTCTTACGTTTGTATTTGAAGGACGTCTAACCACAAACAAGTTCTTGTGGAGTGAGGGGCTGGGCCTAAGGTGTGGGAAAGAAACAGGTTCCCCGCTTTGGAGGAGGGGAGATGCTGTCTGTGCACACTCAGCCAGCCACAGAGCAGAAATGGAAATTCCTGTCAGATGTGGCACCTCCCACCGGTCCGACCACTTTCCCCTTAGTAAGCCTTTGCTTAACCCAGATACGTTCTAGGGGTGGTGGGGGACAACTCTTCAGCAGAGTGAAACCAGAGACAATAACCGTCTGAGTCAGTGGCCCAAGGGAGTAAGAGCCTTCCTGATACATTCTTTTCACTGGAGAAAGCTAACTCTTAGCCTGTCATTCTGtatggcaaaaaaacaaaaaacaaaacaaaacaaaaacaaaacaacaacaacaacaacaacaaactcagGCAAGAACAGCTCCCTCACTGTGGGAGAGCAGGCCTCCCGACACATCCTGTGACTTCTCTGCAGACGCCGTGGGATGGATGGATACCAGGACGGAAAAGCCTAACGGGACCCAAGTTGCCCTCGGCACCTGGGACAACCAAACGTTCTGAACGTCAGCCTGAAAAGAGCCACCGCGGAGTGTGACGTCATAAATTCCACAGCACTCTGCACAAAGCTGGAACAAGCTGTGCTAGCCAAGGAGACCACAGCCCAGCAGCCATGGGGCGAACCTGCACTTTCAGCACTGACTCGCTGGCCGGCTGTGGATCGAAGCCCCAGGCCCTTAAGTCCCACCCAAAGTGGAGTCAAAATGATGACATAAAGTTTCAAAAAAAGATGTGTTTATGTATCTTTCTGCTCAAAAGCCTTGCATGAGAGCTGGAAGGGCTTACCTAGCGTGTAAGCCCTGGGTTTCAATccctgcacatatgcacacacacaaacaaacaaacgccatcgccaaacaaatgagaaaacccACAAGACTTAAACAGCTCTGTGCTGCTCAAAGCAAAAGATGCGTGGTCTTTAGATTAGTGTCTGAGGTCGGAGTCAAGCCCCCTCCCAGAAGCCTCATCGCACTCCCCAGAAAATGCCCATCTGTGTAGCACCTTCTGTCTATACGGGTTATAAACAATGCTGAGGTAGGAGCTGTCACTTAAAGGTCCTGTCCTGGTCCAGCAGAAACAAGATTCTCCGCACTGTTAAAACAAACactaccccccaaaaaaatgtttaaaaagctaAAACAAGGTTGCCTCTGAATAGCAGCCCAGTGGTGAGTAGCAGGCAGCCGGGTCTTTATATAGAAGACTTCAATAATACATCTGGAGGAGTAACTCAGTTGAGGGTGTGTGCTTAGCTTGTACAAAGCCGTGGGGTCAATCCCCGGCACCTCCAGGACGAAAAGGTTTAGTATAAGATTGTAATACTTAAAGTAAGAACTGGACTGAAGAAAACAACCAGAATCTAAATTTCAATGTGTGGCGGTTCTTATTCCAGGATTCCTGCTCTGTTTTATGTCCCTGACCACGCTTATCACTGCTCTGTATTCGGAGATGGTGACAGCCCCTGCGTTGCTGCTGCGTGCCTCTCCTGGTCCAGCATCTGACTGCAggcacaaggccttgggttccaaACCAGCGGAGACTTGGATGGCCTCACAGGCTCTTCTTGTCTTCTGCTGTGGCAGCTCTGCAGTGCATGGCTCAAGGGTCTCACAGGACGCTAGACGCAACAGGACCAGGAAGGAGGTatcactttgttttttaaatgaggcAGATAAAAGAAGTACGTCAGACTATGTGATTAGTGAGTCACCCTGAGCTGTCCCAAACAGATCCACTCTACTGGTTTTTGTTGATGTTATTTGGGGTGGCTCCCGACACACCCTGCGGGCTGATGTGTTTGGGTGCTGATGGGCACTGGAGCCGTGTGTGCCCTGATGCCGTCAGAGAAAAACACAACAGGTACAATCGGTCTCTCTCCTCTACAGACGCACACGAAGGAGCGTCAGTGTCAATGTTCTGTGGAACTCTCTCCAGTTATCCAAAAACATGCCGGCTACAGAGCCAAACCTCCAGCTGCCAGGCAGAAGCCCTTCTTAGAAGCAGATTCTGAGATGGTCATCACTGTCCTCTGCCACAA
This region includes:
- the Fhdc1 gene encoding FH2 domain-containing protein 1, which produces MHVMNCVSLANDKENGTLATAAAFMTGQTSPSASPPPPPPPPPPPPCPHSGEGFSPSPPPPLPPPLPGGPLIPPPPPPGLPPVAHVNGYSSLGKKKRMRSFFWKTIPEEQVRGKTNIWTLAAKQQRQYQIDKKTIEELFGQQEDTSKASLPRRGGSLNSSFRDAREEVNVLDAKRSMNIGIFLKQFKKSPQSIVEDIHQGKSEHYGSETLREKLKFLPESEEVKKLKTFNGDVSKLSLADSFLYGLIQVPNYSLRIEAMVLKKEFLPSCSSLYQDIMVLRTATQELMSCEELHSILHLVLQAGNIMNAGGYAGNAVGFKLSSLLKLADTRANKPGMNLLHFVAQEAQKQDAILLHFSEKLQHVQETSRLSLDVTETELHSLFARTKSLQENIQRDQELARQMEDFLQFAVEKLSELELWNRELQGEAHTLIDFFCEDKETMKLDECFQIFRDFCTRFNKAVKDNRDREEHERKQLQRLKELERKRHSWTTGELGGFGRSSSENDVETLAKKGTEELPSFLKPRPTSPSYRHPNTRRSRLSLGISADRELLTFLESTNGSPEDPNKFNSLPRSSPRQVRPTIAWMEPSEQQNHDPNIAHEPQASKKQEKTPRLAWQSQLPTPRLEEPAAPFPLTGRGRTSILRKRNSEPVGLGPTKTPPLLPLDLGIREHELVTGLAQFDLQSPKGLEEASRPTLKDFCPTELLSPEHQSPQSLEAGGDSLTPRDTGPQEGLSPAGEDDGAVSNEPSSEALVSVVVTDTDGKDPGPPLYVSDTTDCSLTLDCSEGADSRPAEEQGEEREGAASVSSGAGEAGSSQTSNPASSPPGEVPAPYSSKSEPSCQGGLPKDRPNKGKDITALKRNSLKEPSPGASKPISARRSQGAAPKPVRTLNSSENEHMRKVVPISKSSRGAGPWKRPEPTSKASPRETPSSTDTLLSRRSSVRGTSDTSPRRPHVSGPGAEEPRLPRSSGSMSGRPGKEALGQPRASFRKPSAKPLRNIPRQKPEENKVNSPNSQDSESPKEEPKAPQASGVSRTLPPVPSFARNTVASSSRCMRPDAPPASRATGITRTVSQRQLRVKGGPEDSASKDSGTLKRASSARTSKKCPESSGGSSANAETPLKGRGTGERSSLRLKDSGRATLGSILRPLQK